In Lolium rigidum isolate FL_2022 chromosome 3, APGP_CSIRO_Lrig_0.1, whole genome shotgun sequence, the genomic window tggcagatttttctgagttacctacagagaaccctgcccaaattcgtgacaacaagaaatctgtttctgcgcagtaatccaaatctagtatgaactttactatcaaagactttactcggcacaaaaatgcaataaaataaagataaggagaggttgctacagtagtaacaacttccaagactcaaatataaaacaaaattgctgtagtaaaataaaacatgggttatctcccaagaagtgctttctttataaccattaagatgggctcagcaattttaacgatgcactcgcaagaaataagagttgaagcaaaagagagcatcaaaagcaagtatgaaacaaatttaagcctaactcacttcctatgaaaaggaatcttgtaaataaacaagtcatgtaggcataatgcaacaagcataggaaaactagacaagcgcaacttcaaaattttcagcatatagagaggtgttttagtaacatgaaaacttctacaaccatattttcctctctcataatgattttcagtagcatcatgaacaaactcaacaatataactatcaaatgaaacattcttatcatgagtctcatgcataaaattattactactcccaacataagcatagtcattcttattaattgtagtgggagcaaattcaacaaagtagctatcatcaaatataggaggcatattgtaatcataattaaatttatcctacatagtaggcggcaccagaagaccactatcactataatcatcataaataggaggcaaagtatcatcaaagaaaattttctcctcaatgcttgggggactaaaaatatcatgcttatCAACACCAGCTTCCCTAAGCTTAGAACTttatatatcattatcaacaatgttgttcaaagcgttcatactaatattactactagcatgcaaataaggttccataggttttttaattttcgcatcaaacaatccatgtcttaactgaggaaatagtttaaaaagctcacagttgttttccattatgccttactagtgtttaacaagaaacaaaaagatgcaattgcaggatctaaaggaaatagcttcgagcactcacacaccggcaacagtgctaggagatagcttagtagtcggaggatgtgaataccttttaccttacctccccgacaacggcgccagaaaatagcttgatgtctacgcacgcttctattcctatagacggtgttgggcctccaagagcagaggtttgtagaacagcagcaagtttcccttaagtgaatcacccaaggtttatcgaactcagggaggtagaggacaaagatatccctctcaagcaaccctgcaattacgatacaagaagtctcttgtgtccccaacacacctaatacacttgtcagatgtataggtgcactagttcggcgaagagatagtaaaacacaggtggtatagatggtgataatattgcaggaagtaaagatgcagtaaaacagtaaacaaactgtGTTTGCAGTGTttggaaacggtgccagaaaaaagcttgctggcgtgggaggcaattctctgtggtgtaactattctattcggaaacaaggcctagggatcatactttcactagtggatactctcaacattgcaatcataaaggaatataaataagcacttcactatgcgattctgaattactctttggcaagataacgaacactaattcatcatgtaggcaaactttaaagatgtattcccaagtactaataaacaccccacgctgtcactgtgagcattcataggaggtactaacacaccacaatttcatagagacatccaactcaaatcgtaATTCAggaaataagtattctgtgaaatatagcctaagagacccacacggtgcacacactgtcacctttacacacgtgggacaaggagtctccggagatcacatacgtaaaatccacttgaatagcataacgacatctagattacaaagctcatcatatggatctcaatcatggaaagcaactcatgagatcattgtattgaagtacatgggagagagattaaccacatagctatcggtacagcccttagcctcgggggagaactactccctcctcatcataggagacagcagcgtcgatggacatggcggtggtgtcgatgaagatgccttccgggggcacttccctgtcccggcggcgtgccggaacagatacttctgtcccctgaatcttggcttcgcgatggcggcggctctggaacttttctcgtatcgtggcttatctctttagggttttcgcgacggagaccttaagtaggcggaagggcagcctcggaggggccatggtggggccacaccaagggcgcgccccaccccttggccgcgccgccctggcgtgtggggccccctggctcctctctggcccttcttcggtgctctggaaccttccgggaaaaataagatgctgggcgttgatttcgtccaattccgagaatatttccttactaggatttctggaaccaaaaacagcagaaaacaggaactggcacttcggcatctcgttaataggttagttccggaaaacgcataataatgatgtacagtgtgtataaaacatgtgagtatcatcataaaagtagcatggaacataagaaattatagatacgtttgagacgtatcaccccgcgccacgaaggctcaccctattctccgaaccacgtccacgaaggataatggccctttccttatggttagcttttcctccgctccggagatggcaagctccacaaccacttcacaagctccacgaaggagaagcccgggcctcttcacaatcttcttgaagaaatcaccggagcaccaaccgccaagccaactaggaggtttccctccaagagtaacaagcgcacggtctctcactcgaacttatcgtggtggagagctcaacactatgcaatgatgcaaagcaagaacagtagaggtgttcaagtccttcactctcaaatcccagccaagcaacaaatgctaagatgagattggagaggaagaacaatggggaaagtcaacaaaagacttcaagatctagatcccaagagttcccttcacttagaggagaaatggattggtggaagtgtagatctagatctcctctcttagatccctcaagaatgagcaagaatcatggggggggggggagacaagagagagagcaagttcttcaaaggcaacaatggaggtgagagaatagaagaactaactttctcaaggtggaagaagggctatttatagctaaggagcaaatataaccgttggggaaaaagaacCATTAAAAACGCAGGAAAAATGGCCCAGCCGGtggccaggccggccgaccggatttggcgctgaggaggccggcctgggatccggcccagccggaccaGCAGCCGGGCGGGGTGGCGCGCCGCACCGGGCGGCAGATAGGCCACGGCGGCCGATCGGAGAATGGGCCGCGCgggggaagaggcccagccggcaGGGCGCCCGGTCGGGCCGAGCGGTGCGCCGGGCAGGCCAGCGCCAGCCGGACCCTGGGCCGGACCAAACCGGATGGGCCACAGTAGGCCATCCGGCTGGCATGAGCGCCCGGGCCGGtctcggccgggtgggccggcgtgtgggccggtaggccggtcggtcggccggccgaccctcccctttttcttttctttttcttcttttatccttttccctttttctttaataactattgctcccgaactccgattgccatgaaaccagttttgttggaaagataacgacgaatagaaccccaacatggagactcctcacagaacattttagatgattttagagagggagtctcccaccgtcaagaaacggtgaagacgtccaaactcgaaaacgcaatagaagatgcatgcggattccgttttcgatgaacttgggcttgttgtaaagctagcaacaagctcaagaacctcacacagagaaacaccaagaagcaataaggatatgcaaagtatgcaaaggattgagctccctaagacaatatgatcaagttacccaaccggaagcccctcttaatagtgcggctatctatcctataatacgGTCtctcatcaaccaccttgagaccggtaaaaggaacacctatcaaggccatacctttgccttgcgcatccctcttgatcttgatgataactcttcaagcttcactcaagccggaatgcctcacttgatcaatgttgcttcgtgaagactcacaaatgctcccccatacactatgatgggaaagcccaaatgatgcacatcttcacatgtccattatcaccaaatggacggcaagcttcaagcatgtgatccacttgagatgctcatcttgaacttgcccaattcaaccttgtatcttctcatactcacatgagatagagcatggctaatattgagttccacataagaactccatcttcatttcttcttcttgatcatatcacatatatatcttcgaatcgatgatcttgataccaatacacaaggtgtatctttatcttcatggtatccatacttgaatccaacacatggaatacaagaagtacctatggaatattccttcatataaactcaataaaaacattagtccataggggttgtcattaattaccaaaaccacacataggggcaatatacccttacaaccccgatccaattttaatcataagaaacacctttccattgcatttatccCACTATTTATttgcagcactattttaatccgaaaattcataaatatttatctttcttatttgcacacaaaacctcaaaataaacaaacttttaccCATGTTTCTTAGTTGACTTtacttgcttagtttactttactctaGTTACTACTTTATATtgttttacttacacgaaaccttgtgcttgaaaaccacactgtgaagttggggacacaagactttATTTcattttgcaggattgctagaataaTAGAGGGAGAGATATCTCTTTACTCCATTTTTCGAGAGTTCAATATAACCCTCAAGTCATCCTTGTGGGAAAAAATACTctactgacacaacactctgcatttggagtcccaacgtcatcagttTCCTACTGCCAGATTTCTTCACATTTTGCTTCCTCGAAGTTTGTTGGTTCCTCTTTGCCGATAACGCATCTGTTACCACGGATAGCTCCTTTCTCCGCATCCTCTATCTTGCGTGAACATGTGTGGGGTATAATTATAACACCAGCCCGAGCTTCTCTAGCGTTGGGGGTCGCTGCGGGACCGTTTGCCAAAGCAGTCGGCGCGAGACCGCGCACTGGCGTGACAATGGTTTCTCCATGTTTCTAGCTATATCGCGGCGACAAAATTCTCTGCCGCGACTGAGCTTTCTCTCTAGTTTTATATCGCGATAGACGCATGTCGCAGGCTTAGTCGGCACCATCGGCATTGCTTGAGTTCCTTGGCATGCTCTGGTGCAGCCTTGCATGTCCCCGGATGGTCTCAATCTTCGCCATGACCTTCATCATCACACATAATGATAAACATACCATCAGATATTGATGCCTTTGGTTTGTTTGATCCGGCCCACGCTCAAAACTTCTCTTCCTCAATGAATCTCGAGTAACATGGAGTTTATTGGTTGATGGGTTATCCACCCAATAAGACTTCGATCTCATCTCATATGTAATCATCACCATCGGTGTTCTCCAGTCAGCAAGATTGCCCATGTGACCAGCCACCAActtcatgtgtgtgtgtgtgatacAACCAAAGGTGCGAAGATTATTTACCGTAGGTTTGTGCCCACTCCGTGCATCATACTGAGTCATTCTAATGAAACTCTTCACCGGCGCTCAACTCAGCAAAAATTTCCCTGTAGACCTTTGCTCCAAAACAAGCTAGCCATGGCTACCACTGTTTGGTTCCTCCTCTCTACCACACCATCCTGTTGTGGTGTGGTGAGTATGTCGCAGTTAAAAACACTTTATCTCATGAAACTCACAGAAAGGGATGAATTATTTTTAAGAAAAATGCACCCCCTTATGTATAGGAAAGACTTTTCATTTGACTTCTCCTTTGAACTCTGATGCGGTCTTCATCAACTTGAAAGCTTGCAATCCTTTCTCTTCGATAGTACAATCCAGATGTACCGATTGAATCATCAACCATGACCAAGAACTATTTATTACCACTTGGTGTTGCAGGTGTAATTGGGTCACACAAGTCAGCATGGACTAGCTCGAGCAGATTGCTTGCATGTACACCGTTTCACGTGGGAACGAGACATGCTACTTTGTTTCACAACTAAGCACCCATCACACAAATTCTTGACATGCTCAATTCCACGAATCCCATGAACCATACTCTTTTGTCCGAACTACCACAATGATCTAAAATTGATGTGTCCATATCGTGTATGCCAGTTCAATGTTTTGTCTTGAAAACATAATAATAAACACACATGATCAGATATGTCTAGGTTCAAGATGTAGATACAATTGGGTTATATCCTCACCTTCATCAAGAACATCCTCTGTGAATCATAGCCCTGAATTAGCTATCGTCTAAAACAATGTTGCATCCATGCTCCTCTAGTTGACCAAGACTTATGATATTGCTCTTCAACTTTGGTATACATATGAAATATCGGTTAACGCCTTATGCTCGCCATTGTGAGTCTCAAATAGTGCACCACCCCTCAGTTCTGACCGTTGAACCATCTCCAAAATCGCAATAGTCCGCCCACGGGGAAACTCAACTCCAAGAACTATGGCGAGACGCTGGTCATATAATTACTAGTGCCATGTATCGAGGTACCACACATTTGGTGGTTGTTTTGGGTCGTACCTTGTCGTGAACAAACACATTCTCCTCGACCAATGCCATTGTTTCGATGGATCATGCTTGTGAACTCGCTGGTTTCTCATCCATGAGTTCACACGTCCCATCATGAGAAGATGCACGCCATCATCGCAGCTTTTTAAAGACACTAGGTTTGTCTCCTTAATAGGGCTTCAACACTCGATGTTCCCAACCTTGTTACATTTATGGCAGCGCAGTAGACGCTTGTTCAATTTTGTCTTCGGATTCTTATGATCGCCACCTCTATTGTTACCCATAGGTGCTAATCTTCCACCTTGACACCACTGCTAGACCTAGCTCGACTCTTGTACTCTAACGCTACCATTTCTTATACCTGGTTGCAAGTGAGCATCATAATCGTGTCTAGCTTTTTCTCGCTCGATGTTAGCTTTATCCTCTCATCATGCGCCATATACCTCTCGATCAAATCATCCACCACGAGTATCTTTAGGCCGACACACTTCCCGACCGCCGATACTATTGGTAAGTATCGCACAATCACGACTTGGCCAAAACACCTCACTACATGGATATCTTCTAGCTTCTCGCCAAGTGTGTAAATTCCATTGATCAGGGCCACCACCGTGTCCGCGAATTGATCAACTGTCTCATCATCCCCCATGTGCAAATTCTTGTAGGTCCTCATCATCGTCCACGACGAGGCCCCGCAAACACACTCGTGCCCTTGCTGCAATGTTCGAGTGGTGTCCCACACATCCTTCATAGTCTCTTTGGAGATTAGATGTTACACCATATCCGTCGATGTAGCTGAGTAGATGGCCGAAGCTATGTGATGATCTCGTCAACATTTCGTTCCATGTTTCTTGAATTTGTCACCTCCGGGGTTGACGATGTTCCAGAGCCCGTGCGAGTCCATGGCGCAGTGCATCAAATATGCCCAAACTCCATAGTCCTAGTTGTACTGATCAAATCGCGGAGATTGCGTCGATGactcgatgatggtgtcgatgccGCAAGTTGTAAAACCGTGCCTAACATCTCCGCAATCGCCTTCTTGTTACCGTTGTTGTCACCCATGACCTCCTGCCTAGGAGAGCCGGCCACCAAGCTTTCATACCAACTGATGGATATCAGGCAAAACCAATCAAAAAGAAGATAATCAAAACCCTAATTCGAGTTTAGGTCAAAGAGAGAATCTGGTGCATCAATACGGGCTGCTTCTTTTCTGGTTTATTTTTTTCATTTCTTGATACACGGATACAAAACGCATCCAACACTACTCACAGGGccaacacgacacgacacgacacagtATACAATACTGATTTACAAAATAGACTCGACACAACATTTCCTAACACAGCACAACACGGACGCACCGACCTAAGCTTAAGTGTCAACATGATGCTCAATTTCTAGTTCCATCCTTGTTTGTAACTCAGAACAGAGTACAGTGCTTGGACGATGGCACAAACTAGCCCAACGGCAGCCGCCAGGAGCCCAACTGCGAGCCAGGGGTTGCTGAAGTACTTGCGCTTTAGCCACGCCATCCACCTCCGCGGGTAGCTCCGGGACCTTTTTTCCAGCTTCTGGCGTATGTCCCACAGGTAGTTGATCTTGGGTTCGCTGGTGTCGAACATGATTCCCTTGCAGAGGTCGGCGAAGTGCTGGGCCACCTCGCCGTCGTTGCCGTGGGCGTGCACGATGACCCCTCTCTTAGACAGCAGCTCCACGTCCTTCTTGTCGCTCGCCAGCTGCGACATGAACACGCAGTAGGCCGTGACATGGCTCCCCACCTCCTCCCGGTTCCGCTGCTCCAGCTCCATGAGGTTGCGCAGCAGCCGCCAGGTCTCGTTGTCGATGTCCAGGCGGGGCACCTCCAGCGTGCCGCTGTCCAGTTTCACGTCCAGGATGCAGCGCACGTCCCCCTCTTCGTCCATCTCTTTGCTCGTGAACTTTACCCCTGCGTAGCTGTACTCCGTCGCCGTGCGCCACCGGCCAACCGACGACGACACAGGTTTATCATCAGCGGCGGCTTTTCCTGTGACGGCTGGCAAGAGGGCATCCATTTCCTGTGGCTTCAAATGCATATGCAGAAGATGGAGTAGATTCTCTGGCTCCGTCTGCTTGGGCGCTGCCACTGCGTACCTTTGTGCCTTCATTAGTTCAAGGGCATGATCCGCGATCCATTTACCCACATGAGCCCTACCGCCCGGCATGGTCAGCTCGCCGATCTTCTCGAGGACGAAGAACGGTATCTGGTTCtccgcgaggaagaagacgtCGCGCACCACCGCCAAATCTTCAAGGGAGGCGGCGAACGCCGAAGAGCGGGCAGCCCCCGCACCGTGCGTGGTGTGTTTTGGTGGGAAGCTCGCGAATCGGGAGAGTATGTAGCAGCCATCGAGCAGGAGCATGTGGACGAATTGGTCGCTCGTAATGTCATCGAATGTGTTGGCGTAATAACGCCGCGCCTTGTCCTCGAGgcacgccagctccttgaggTACACCTCCACCGTCATGctgggttcttcttcttccgccGCCGAGAGCACGGTGAGCAGGCTTCTCACCTTGTCCTGTTGCGTCGGGAGTTGCCGAGGGTGGTTGTACGGGCCGATGGAGACGTGATCAGGATCATACTCGCTGTTGCAGACGTTGCGCCTGAGGTGGCCGACCTTGGCGACCATGATGCGAGGAAAGCTGTCTTCTTGTGGCTGCGCCTTGGAGGATTTTAGggattttagttttcttttgagTTCATTCAACAATGAATCCATCTCTAGAACGACGGAATCCGAACCGCTAGATTGGCCTACAATCGGAAAATAACAACAGCAAAGGGTGATTAGCTAGCCTTTACATGACCATATTTAACCAACAGAAGGATGAGTTTTCTTGGCACCTTGGTGATCCATTTGATTGGCTATACTCTGCCTGCCTCCCAGCAGAGTGTAGCAATTGGAGTTTAGTTACCCTCTCAACGCTCACTTAACACTGGTTTTTCAGAGTTTGTAACCCCCAAGCGGAAGTGTATATAGGCGAACTTCACAAAAGTTGCCCTTTCTGTGCATCCAAGCCTGCatcatatatatatttcttcatccTACTTTGCCATACATTCCTTTCAGGATAAGAACTGAAGATTCTTGCGCAGTTGCATTGCACAGAAAGCTTCTCAAAAGCTCTAATAATGGACATGCTTTACAAAGAGAATCTGCTATTAGATTGTAGTCAGTCAAGCACTGAGGCGAAGGTGTACAACTTTCCTCCCAATCTTTGTGTGGGACAGTAGATGAAAAGAGAAAGCTAGGATTCTCCCTCGATAGCTCTGTCGGTTGCGTGCCTTCACCTACAGGAAAGAATCCGAATGGTTTGGCGTGATCTGCTTGTACTTGTTCGGTTCCCCTCCTGAATCACCATTTCAGGCCTAGATAGGCGGCAGTACCATATCGCCTACCAGAGAAAGGAAGGCTTGACTGCTTTGCAACGAGGCTGGTCCATCTATGGTCCAACTTGCTGCCTTCCGTGAGTACCGTCCAGCAGTTTGGAATACACTTTCAAGATTCAAACTTCAATCCACGGATCTTCCTTCAGACTTTTTAGCTAAGCTGGAAAGGCTACCATTCATTTCATCTCAGGTTTTCTTGGACCTATCATTTCTCGAAGGTGAGACTcatctttcttcatctagcctAACGGCTCCTGGCGAAAATCTTTGGCCTCGCTCATCATGCTATTCTCAAACGAACACAATGCGAGATTTTTCCGAAGTGTTTCTTCTTTGCCGAAATTTGGTATAGCTAAGATAAAGGCCGAGGCAACGCTTTGAGTGTGGCGGGTGCAAGACACTTGGTGGTCGGTCATGATTCATGACACGAGAGTCGAGAGTAGTTGTGTTGTTTTGTCAAGCTATGGATTGGCCTTATAAAAAAAATTTGAGCTCATCTTAATTAATAAGACGAGGCAAAGCTTTTTCCtccgttttttttaaaaaagctcTGAAAGCTTATTTGACTGTGTAGCAGGGTAGCAGCTATGTTTACAATCTTACTCAAGCCTGCGTTTCTAGAAAATGGTCAGTTTTTTGGAAGTTCTACTACAGCAATGTATGACCTGAAAGGAAGGTACCGATATGTATATATGGTAAAAGGTAAGGTAGATAATAATGATCATGATCTCACTAACaaaccactacaggaatggctcgctgcgccgacggccgtggcgtacgccgacggccaaatgtcggggccgtcggcgtacgtccgaTCCATGGCAGCAGCCCACCGAGCCCCTCGGCGTATGAATACCCTCGGCGTAGAGCGGgccacgccgacggccaccctcggcgtacgcaaggccgtcggcgtagcacaggcatgtgctccggtcccgctccggccgtgacggctcggtcacggcgtcagcgaggcgccgagggccaccctcggcatagggcatcacccacctatgccgacggccaccctcggcatacatatattttttttctttttttcttctctctcatttactttatattatgtttgttttatttatgtactagtatgaattatg contains:
- the LOC124699331 gene encoding uncharacterized protein LOC124699331, translating into MDHQGQSSGSDSVVLEMDSLLNELKRKLKSLKSSKAQPQEDSFPRIMVAKVGHLRRNVCNSEYDPDHVSIGPYNHPRQLPTQQDKVRSLLTVLSAAEEEEPSMTVEVYLKELACLEDKARRYYANTFDDITSDQFVHMLLLDGCYILSRFASFPPKHTTHGAGAARSSAFAASLEDLAVVRDVFFLAENQIPFFVLEKIGELTMPGGRAHVGKWIADHALELMKAQRYAVAAPKQTEPENLLHLLHMHLKPQEMDALLPAVTGKAAADDKPVSSSVGRWRTATEYSYAGVKFTSKEMDEEGDVRCILDVKLDSGTLEVPRLDIDNETWRLLRNLMELEQRNREEVGSHVTAYCVFMSQLASDKKDVELLSKRGVIVHAHGNDGEVAQHFADLCKGIMFDTSEPKINYLWDIRQKLEKRSRSYPRRWMAWLKRKYFSNPWLAVGLLAAAVGLVCAIVQALYSVLSYKQGWN